The genomic window ATTGGTGCAAGTGGAGCACGTATTGCAATGACATTAGCCTATGAACTAAAACGCCGTGGTGGTGGAATCGGTGTAACAGGCATTTGCTCCGGACAAGCACAAGGTGATGCAATGCTAATTAAAGTAGAAGCTTAAATTTTTAAAAGGATTGGCCCATTATATGTATAAATGGGTCAATCTTTTAATAAACATTATTAAATAAAGGAGGTGAAAAAATGGATTATAACAATATTCTGCTAGAAAAGAAAGATAGAATTGCTGTTCTCTATATAAATAGACCTAAAGCTTTAAATGCGCTAAATAAAGAAACTTTAATAGAAATTAAAGATGCTGCATTAAAAGTCAAAGATGACGATGAAGTAGATGTAATGATAATTGCAGGTAAGGGAGACAAGGCTTTTGTAGCAGGTGCAGATATAACTGCAATGTCGGAATTGTCTGCTATGGAAGGTCGTGAATTCGGGGCTATTGGTCAAGAAGCATTTAGCACAATTGAGTCAATGGAAAAACCTGTTATAGCAGCGATTCACGGTTTTGCACTAGGCGGTGGTTGCGAACTTGCTATGGCTTGTGACATTAGAATATGCTCATTTAAAGCTAAATTTGGTCAACCTGAAGTAGGCCTTGGTGTAACTCCTGGTTTTGGTGGTACACAGCGATTACCAAGAATTGTTGGTGAAGGAATGGCTAAGCAACTATTATATACAGGTGATGTAATAGATGCAAATGAAGCACTACGCATTGGATTAGTAAACGCTGTAGTTACTGAACAAGAGTTGTGGGAGTATGTACTTGATATGGCAAACAGAATAGTAGCTAAAGGTCAACTATCAGTACGTCTATGTAAAGCAGCAGTTAATACAGGAATGCAAACAGATATAGATAGAGCAATGAGTATAGAAGCTGATATTTTTGGATTATGTTTTGCTACTGAGGATCAAAAAGAAGGCATGAAAGCATTTACAGAAAAACGAAAGCCTGACTTTAAAAATAAATAAGAACTTAAGGGAGGAAACCTGAATGAATTTTACGCTAAATGAAGAACAACAGATGTTTAAAGATATGGTAAGAAAATTCGCTGTTAATGAAATAGAGCCTCATGCAGCTGAATTAGATTTAACTCATGAGTTTCCAATGGAAAACTTCAAAAAAATGGCAGATCTCGGATTGTCCGGTATTCCAATTCCTGAAGAATACGGAGGAGCTGGTGGAGACTATTTAATGTTCTCTATCTTTTGCGAAGAACTAGCAAAAGTATGTGCATCCACAAGTGTTATAATGAGTGTTCATACAGGCTTAGGCTGCATGAGTACTTATCTATATGGTAGTGAAAAATTAAAGCAAAAATTCTTAAAGCCATTAGCAACTGGTGAAATTATTGGAGCATATGCACTAACTGAACCTAATGCAGGGTCAGATGCTGCATCACTTAAATTAAGAGCTGAAGATAAAGGTGACCATTATGTACTAAATGGTAGTAAAATCTTTATAACAAATGGTGGAGTTGCGCAAACTTATTGCACATTTGTTAAGAGTGATCCTACTGCACCAGCAGGAAGAGGAATTACATGCTTAATTGTTGAAAAAGATACTCCTGGATTTACCATGAGCAAACCTGTTGAAAAAATGGGTATGAATGGTTCTCCAACTGTTGAACTATATTTTGATAACTGTAAAGTTCCAAAAGAAAACATACTAGGAGAAGAAAACAATGGCTTTGCAGTAGCAATGGGACTATTAGATGGTGGACGTATCACAATTGCCTCCCAAGGACTAGGAATTGGTGAAGGTGCTTTAGAATATACCACTAATTATATTAAAGAGCGTCAACAATTTGGAAAGCCACTTGCCGCACAGCAAGGTGTACAATTTATGGTTGCTGATATGGCAACACAACTTGATGCAGCTCAATTGTTAGTCTATAGAGCAGCATGGTTAAAATCAAATGACCTACCTCATTCCAAAGAAGCATCAATGGCAAAAATGTTTGCAACTGATACAAGTATGGATGTAACTACAAATTGTGTTCAATTAATGGGTGGATATGGTTATTGTAGTGAATTCCCAGTTGAAAGAATGATGCGTGATGTAAAAGTAACACAAATATATGAAGGTTCAAACCAAATTCAAAGACTTATTGTTGGTAGACATACAATAGGCAAATTTTAAACGGGTTTACTCCAGTTTCATTATTTAAAAAAAGGGGGAGTAATTGTGCAAGAGCAAAAAACCATTAATCGTTTATGGGTTTTATTTGGGGCACTTTTAATTCAAACCGTATTAGGTGCTGTTTATACTTGGAGTTTATTTAATGAACCACTAGTACAAAAATTTGGTTGGAGTACAGGTGATGTTGTATTTACCTTCTCCATTACAATGGCAATGTTCGCTGTCGGTGTTCTATTAGCTGGAAGAGTTCAGGATAAGCTGGGACCTAGAAAAGTTGCTATTGCTGGGGGTCTCTTAGCTGGACTAGGTGTATTCTTAGCCAGTCAGGCGACTAGCATAATGCAAATATACCTAACCTATGGATTTATGACAGGTTTAGGTATGGGTGCAGCTTATGTTACACCAGTTGCAACATGTGTAAAATGGTTCCCTGAAAGACGTGGTTTTATTACTGGTTTAGCCCTTGCAGCTGTTGGGGTTGGCGGAATGATATTTACACCTATGATTCTTTCACTAATTGAATCTGTTGGTGTATCATCTACATTTATGTATCTAGGCGTAGGTTATGGTACAGCGATAATCCTAGGTGGTCTATTAATGATCAACCCACCAGAAGGATATAAACCTGCAGGTTGGGAGCCGCCAAAAGCTGGTGAAGCTACAACTGGTGCTGTACAAACAGGTCTAGATTTCACACCAGGTGAAATGATTAAAACACCTCAATTCTATTCATTATTTGTTATGTACTTCTGTGGAATTGCTGCCGGACTAATGGTTATAAGTATAGCGGCTAATATCGGAACTGAATTAGTAGGACTAACTGCTGCAGCTGCAGGAGGCGCGGTTGTAACAATTTCACTATTTAACGCTGGAGGAAGATTTGGTTGGGGAGCAATCTCAGATAAAATAGGTAGAATTAGATCACTATTTCTACAGTTTATCATCTTAGGCGTAGCAATGCTTTACATGAGTTTAGTTCCAATGAGCTATGTTTCATACCTTGTTGTAACCTGTGCTGTTGGATTCTGTTTTGGTGGATATCTGTCAATTTTCCCATCAGTAACAGCGGATTGGTTTGGAACTAAGAATGTTGGAAATAACTATGGATTGGTGTTTATGGGATATGGTGTATCAGCCTTAGTAGCACCAATGTTCGCTGTAGCTGTTGGATTTACAACAGCGTTTATGGTAGCTGCAGTATTATGTGCATTTTCAGCAGTACTTGCATGGTTTACTAAACCACCAACTGCAAAAGCTTAATAATTAAAATGTATAAATAGAGGGGGAAATATTATGGCTAAAGTACAGAAGGTTAGTATTCAAGAGGCTGTCAGTCAAATAAAAGATGGCGATATGCTGACATTTAGTGGTTTTACTATCTGGAGAAGGCCAATGGCAGCAATCTATGAAATGATTAGGCAGGGCAAAAAGGATCTTCATTTAGTAGAGGTAAATGGAGGTACACACAGTGATCTATTAATAGGTGCTGGATGTGTAAAGATCTGGGAATCATGTTGGATAGGACATGAGCTGTTTGGAAAAATAGGTGGAAATCTATCCAGAAAAGCTGAAAATGGCGAAGTTGTAATTGAAGACTACAGTCACGTACAAATACTATATCGTATGATGGCTGGTGCTTTAGGAATACCTTATATGCCAACTTATGCTAGTTTAGGTACAGATATGTTAAATCCAGAGTATGATCACTTAGGTAAATTAGGCTTAAGAGATGGCTCAAATCCAAAAATACCAATGAAAAAATTCGAAATGGCAAAAGATCCATTTTATGGAAGTGAATTAGTGCATGTTCCAGCGTGTAACCCAGATTGGTGTATAGCTTTTGTACAAATGGTGGGTGAAGAAGGAACAGTAAGAGTTGAAGGACAGCTTTACAGTGATGAAGAAGCGATAAAAGCTGCTGATAAAGTAATAATCGTAGCAGAGCAAGTAGTAACTGAAGAATATGTAAGACGTGAGCCAAGCAAAAACTTAATCGCGCCACACCAGATAGATTATATAGTTGAGTTACCGTGGGGAGCTCATCCTACTGGATGCTTTGGTTGCTATGAAACTGATGGAGCATTCTTAAGCAACTTCTTTAATTCTACTAGAACTCAAGAAGGTCTAGATGCATGGCTTGATGAGTGGGTATTTGGTGTAAAAGACTATAATGAATACCTAAATAAAGTAGGATTTGAAAAACTTGAAACTATCAGGGCTAACCCTGCATTTGGTTATTCAACTAAGGTTAAAAGGGGGAAAAGATAATGGCTAATCAAGAATATGCAAAACCAGGCGAATTTAAACCTATCGACCTTTTAGCAGTAGCTGCTGCTAGAGAGGTAAATGATCAAGATGTTGTGTTTGCTGGAACAGGATTACCAATGCTTGCCATAATGGTAGCACAGCTAACAACAGCTCCAAATGCCTGTTGTATATACGAGGCTGGAAGTGTTGATGGAAGACCAATATCTTTACCTAGTTCAGTTGGGGATGCACGTTGTATATATCAAGCATCAATTGCTTCTGGGCTGTCTGATGTTTTTGGTCAGCTACAAAGAGGTGTTGTTGATTTAGCATTCTTAGGTGGAGCAGAAGTTGACAAATATGGAAATGTTAATACAACAGCTATGGGTAAATATGGCATAGTTCCCGAAAAACGCTTAACTGGTAGTGGTGGTAATTCAGACATCAATGGTTTAGCAAAGAAAACTGTCTTTATAATGGTACAAGAAAAACGCCGTTTTAAAGAAAGAGTTGATTATATTACATCACCTGGTTGGAGAATACCAAAATGGCCATCAGGCGAAATGGTTCATAAAAAAGAAGTTTATAACAATGCTTATAGAGGTGGACCAGAAGCTGTAATTACTAACATGGGAGTATTTAGATTTGATGAAAACGGAGAAATGTATCTAGATACAGTTCATCCAGGTTATACTCCTGAAGATGTAAAAGAGAACTGTAGTTTTGATCTAAATATTTCTAGAGTAAGTGGGGAAACAGTACCACCTACCTATAAAGAAATTGAAATACTTTACAATAATATTGACCCAGAAGGAATTTTCTTACCGTAGTGTAATCAGAAGGAGGTTCTGTTTCAAAACAGAACCTTCCCCCTTTTTTATAATAATTTTGTATACTGGATATTGTACTCGCAAACTACATAAAAATAAAAACCATCCCTTGTATCAAGGGATGGTTTATTATTTTTATTATGCTTGGGTGAGCCAGCCACCATCAACTGTTAAACTTTGACCTTGAATAAAGTCAGAATCATTACTAGCAAGAAACAAAGTAGCATTTGCGATTTCTTCCGCTTTACCTACACGACGAGATGGAACATTCATTATTTTAGCTAATAAAGGGTTTGATTCATCACTTAAGGACTCTTCAGGTAACATTCCGGTTTGAATAGCACCTGGACATATAGCATTAGCCTTAATACCTTTAGGTCCATATGAAACCGATATTTGTTTGGTTAGCCCTAATAATCCATGTTTAGAAGTGGTATATGCAGCTCCTCCTGCTCCACCAATCAATCCAGCAATAGATGCTATATTTACAATACTTCCATTACCATTTTTAATCATATGAGGTATTGCAAGCTTACATGCCCAAAAAGGTCCCTTTAAATTTACATCTAGTATCTTATCCCAAAAAGCTTCATCTATTTCAGTTGCCACTTTGGATTCATCAAAAATTCCAGCATTATTTACTAAAATATCTAATTTGCTATATTGTTCAATCGTAGTATATATTAAGCTTTCTATTTGATTTAAATGAGCCATATCAATTGTTAAAGCTATAGACTTCCCGCCATGTTGAGTAATTATATCAGATGTTTCAGCAACAGTTTGTGCATTATAATCTGCTAGAACAACTTTTGCACCTTCTTTGGCAAAAAGTATTCCTATTGCTCGTCCCATACCTGATCCAGCACCAGTTATAATTGCTACTTTTCCTTGTAGTTTCTTGCTCAATGCTTTTGCCTCCTATATGTTTTGATAAAAAGTATCTTTATTATTGTTTTTATTAAAACTTTATTTTATACAATAAGGTTAATTTATAAATTTGATTCTGCTGCAAAAAGTAACTACAAAAAACTTAAGGTTGAGCTAACTTGTTTGCTTTTCACAGTGAAACCAAATTTAAATTTAAAAAGATATGTTATAGATACTAATTTTAATTTATAATGTAATGTGGATTAGTAATTATATAAATTTTGTTTTGTAAAGTAGGAGGTAATTATGGCAGTTATTAAACCCTTTAAAGCAATTAGACCTGACAAAAATTTAGTTGATAAGGTAGCGGCTTTACCTTATGATGTAATGACTAGTGAAGAAGCAAGAGAAATGGTGAAAGATAATCCATATTCCTTTTTATACGTAGATAAAGCAGAAATAAGCCTAGATCCAAGTATTGATCTATACGATAAAAGGGTATATGAAAAAGCACGAGAAAATCTTTATAAAATGATAAATGACGGTATATTCATTGAAGATGATAAGCCATATTTTTATATATACCAACAGGTAATGGGTGATAGAATACAAACAGGATTAGTTGCTAGTGCTTCAATTGATGACTATATAAATAATATAATTAAAAAACACGAGTATACAAGAAAAGATAAAGAACAAGATAGAACAAATCATGTTGATTATTGTGATGCACAAACAGGTCCAATATTTTTAACCTATAAATCAAAAGATGAAATAAATGAAATAGTAGAAGATTGGATTAAAAAAGATCCTATATACAATTTTGAATCTGATGGTGGGGTTAAGCATATAGTGTGGGTTATAGATGATAGTTATATTATAGAAAAATTAAAAAATTACTTTAAAGATATACAAGCTTTATATATAGCAGATGGGCATCATCGAACAGCATCAGCGGTTAGTGTTGGAAAAATGCGAAGAGAAAAATATCCTAATTACACAGGTGAAGAAAATTTTAATTATTTTTTATCGGTTATTTTTCCGGATAAAGATCTTCATATAATGGATTATAATAGAGTAGTTAAAGATTTGAATGGACTAACAGAAGAAGAGTTTATAGAAAAAGTTAAAGAAAATTTTGAATTAATTGAGCATAAAGGTAAAGGTCCTTATAAGCCAGCAGAAAAACATACTTTTGGAATGTATCTTAATAAAAAATGGTATATTTTAAAAGCTAAAGATGGGACATTCAATAAAAATCAACCTGTAGAAAGATTAGATGTATCTATTTTACAAAATAACTTGTTAGCACCAATACTAGGCATTGAAGATCCTAGAACAGATAATAGAATTGATTTTGTAGGTGGAATTCGTGGTCTTGAGGAACTAGAAAGACGAGTTGAGGAGGATATGAAAGTAGCCTTTTCAATGTATCCAACAACAATACAAGATTTAATGGATATATCTGATGCAGATATGGTTATGCCACCTAAATCAACGTGGTTTGAACCAAAACTTTTAAGTGGAATATTTGTCCATAAATTAAGTTAAAAGAGTTATTTATAATAGACTGTGAATAGAAAAAAGCTGATTTCACTAATACTGAAATCAGCTTTTTTGTTGTGTTAATTACCTTTAATTATCTTGATGTTTAAGCTTCTGAAATCTTAGTTACTTTAACATCAGTTCCAGAGGGAACAGCAAATAATTCATAAGGATAAGTTAAGATCATAATTACAGCCTCATCAGGAGCAGGTGACTTATACTCAACATCAACTAAAAACTTTCCATCTTCATTAAATTCCGAATTAGAAATAATTACTTCATATCCACCCGTAGGCTTCTCACCTCTAGCAATCATATATACATCATAGGATTTAAATTGCTTTTTATGAATACCTTTGTCATCTTTTTTTTGTTCTGCCCATTCTATTACTTGTTTAGGCATTTTTTCTTTGCCTATTAATTCTTTTTGATCTGGTTGAGGTTTATCATAGTCATTTTTATTATTAATCTGTGATATATCTATTACCACTGGTGTCCCAGCTGGTACTGCAATTAATTGATATGGATAAGTAATAGCTGTTGTAACTGGTGTATTAGGTCTTGGGGATTTATACGATGCTTCAATAATATGGTGATTATCATTTTTAACTACTATATTGTCAATTACTACTTCATAACCACCAGTAGGCTTTTCTCCCATAGCAATTAAGTAAACATCTTGGTTGTTATACTGCGTGCTATATATTCCTTCAACATTTTTATTTTCTTCTATCCATTTAAGTAGCTCCTCTGATTTTTCAGGAATTTCTAAGCTTACTTTGGATGGAATTTTGAGCTCTGTATTAGTTTGAACAATTTTATCTGTACGGTTTACTATAGCTGCAATTTCAGCTCGAGAAATGGTATCATGTGGTCTGAATTCTTGATTATATCCCTTCATTATCCCTGAATTTGCCATAAATTGAACAATTAAAACATCTGCTTCATCTAAATTATCAATATCTGAATAATTAAACCATACCTGAGTAGTTGGCACATTGATATCAGCAGCTTTAAATGCATTAGAAATTGCTTGTGCTACCTCAATCCTAGTTGCATATGCGTCTGGTTTAAAATTTTTAGAAGAATCAAATATTTCATTATCTAAGCATAATTCAATTGCCTCAGAATACCAGCTATCCATGTTAATATTAATCTCATCAGATGAAGTAATAGTATCAAGATCAAATACCCTAGTTATTAGTACTGCAAGTTGTGCTTTTGTAACCTTTTGGTCAGGGGCAAAAGTTACTAAACCATCTTCATCAACACTAATACCTTTCATAAACTCTTTTTCAAAAGAAGCAACTATTTCTTCTTTAGCCCAGTGGTCTTGAATGTCAACTATGTTTGGTTTTTCTGACTCATCGTAAGATATTGGCATAATTTTAATATCTGTAGCAGCAATAATTGCACTTGCTGGAATTGTGAATAAAAATAATGCCATCAGTGATAAGGTGAAAATTTTTCGCATAACTAAACATTCCTCCTTTTATTTATTTGTTAATTAATACGTTTGAATAAGCAAATAACTTTCAAAACTAAAGACATGAAAATTATGGAA from Candidatus Syntrophocurvum alkaliphilum includes these protein-coding regions:
- a CDS encoding DUF1015 domain-containing protein yields the protein MAVIKPFKAIRPDKNLVDKVAALPYDVMTSEEAREMVKDNPYSFLYVDKAEISLDPSIDLYDKRVYEKARENLYKMINDGIFIEDDKPYFYIYQQVMGDRIQTGLVASASIDDYINNIIKKHEYTRKDKEQDRTNHVDYCDAQTGPIFLTYKSKDEINEIVEDWIKKDPIYNFESDGGVKHIVWVIDDSYIIEKLKNYFKDIQALYIADGHHRTASAVSVGKMRREKYPNYTGEENFNYFLSVIFPDKDLHIMDYNRVVKDLNGLTEEEFIEKVKENFELIEHKGKGPYKPAEKHTFGMYLNKKWYILKAKDGTFNKNQPVERLDVSILQNNLLAPILGIEDPRTDNRIDFVGGIRGLEELERRVEEDMKVAFSMYPTTIQDLMDISDADMVMPPKSTWFEPKLLSGIFVHKLS
- a CDS encoding CoA-transferase subunit beta, with the translated sequence MANQEYAKPGEFKPIDLLAVAAAREVNDQDVVFAGTGLPMLAIMVAQLTTAPNACCIYEAGSVDGRPISLPSSVGDARCIYQASIASGLSDVFGQLQRGVVDLAFLGGAEVDKYGNVNTTAMGKYGIVPEKRLTGSGGNSDINGLAKKTVFIMVQEKRRFKERVDYITSPGWRIPKWPSGEMVHKKEVYNNAYRGGPEAVITNMGVFRFDENGEMYLDTVHPGYTPEDVKENCSFDLNISRVSGETVPPTYKEIEILYNNIDPEGIFLP
- a CDS encoding OFA family MFS transporter is translated as MQEQKTINRLWVLFGALLIQTVLGAVYTWSLFNEPLVQKFGWSTGDVVFTFSITMAMFAVGVLLAGRVQDKLGPRKVAIAGGLLAGLGVFLASQATSIMQIYLTYGFMTGLGMGAAYVTPVATCVKWFPERRGFITGLALAAVGVGGMIFTPMILSLIESVGVSSTFMYLGVGYGTAIILGGLLMINPPEGYKPAGWEPPKAGEATTGAVQTGLDFTPGEMIKTPQFYSLFVMYFCGIAAGLMVISIAANIGTELVGLTAAAAGGAVVTISLFNAGGRFGWGAISDKIGRIRSLFLQFIILGVAMLYMSLVPMSYVSYLVVTCAVGFCFGGYLSIFPSVTADWFGTKNVGNNYGLVFMGYGVSALVAPMFAVAVGFTTAFMVAAVLCAFSAVLAWFTKPPTAKA
- a CDS encoding acyl-CoA dehydrogenase — encoded protein: MNFTLNEEQQMFKDMVRKFAVNEIEPHAAELDLTHEFPMENFKKMADLGLSGIPIPEEYGGAGGDYLMFSIFCEELAKVCASTSVIMSVHTGLGCMSTYLYGSEKLKQKFLKPLATGEIIGAYALTEPNAGSDAASLKLRAEDKGDHYVLNGSKIFITNGGVAQTYCTFVKSDPTAPAGRGITCLIVEKDTPGFTMSKPVEKMGMNGSPTVELYFDNCKVPKENILGEENNGFAVAMGLLDGGRITIASQGLGIGEGALEYTTNYIKERQQFGKPLAAQQGVQFMVADMATQLDAAQLLVYRAAWLKSNDLPHSKEASMAKMFATDTSMDVTTNCVQLMGGYGYCSEFPVERMMRDVKVTQIYEGSNQIQRLIVGRHTIGKF
- a CDS encoding SDR family NAD(P)-dependent oxidoreductase yields the protein MSKKLQGKVAIITGAGSGMGRAIGILFAKEGAKVVLADYNAQTVAETSDIITQHGGKSIALTIDMAHLNQIESLIYTTIEQYSKLDILVNNAGIFDESKVATEIDEAFWDKILDVNLKGPFWACKLAIPHMIKNGNGSIVNIASIAGLIGGAGGAAYTTSKHGLLGLTKQISVSYGPKGIKANAICPGAIQTGMLPEESLSDESNPLLAKIMNVPSRRVGKAEEIANATLFLASNDSDFIQGQSLTVDGGWLTQA
- a CDS encoding CoA transferase subunit A, with product MAKVQKVSIQEAVSQIKDGDMLTFSGFTIWRRPMAAIYEMIRQGKKDLHLVEVNGGTHSDLLIGAGCVKIWESCWIGHELFGKIGGNLSRKAENGEVVIEDYSHVQILYRMMAGALGIPYMPTYASLGTDMLNPEYDHLGKLGLRDGSNPKIPMKKFEMAKDPFYGSELVHVPACNPDWCIAFVQMVGEEGTVRVEGQLYSDEEAIKAADKVIIVAEQVVTEEYVRREPSKNLIAPHQIDYIVELPWGAHPTGCFGCYETDGAFLSNFFNSTRTQEGLDAWLDEWVFGVKDYNEYLNKVGFEKLETIRANPAFGYSTKVKRGKR
- a CDS encoding protease complex subunit PrcB family protein produces the protein MRKIFTLSLMALFLFTIPASAIIAATDIKIMPISYDESEKPNIVDIQDHWAKEEIVASFEKEFMKGISVDEDGLVTFAPDQKVTKAQLAVLITRVFDLDTITSSDEININMDSWYSEAIELCLDNEIFDSSKNFKPDAYATRIEVAQAISNAFKAADINVPTTQVWFNYSDIDNLDEADVLIVQFMANSGIMKGYNQEFRPHDTISRAEIAAIVNRTDKIVQTNTELKIPSKVSLEIPEKSEELLKWIEENKNVEGIYSTQYNNQDVYLIAMGEKPTGGYEVVIDNIVVKNDNHHIIEASYKSPRPNTPVTTAITYPYQLIAVPAGTPVVIDISQINNKNDYDKPQPDQKELIGKEKMPKQVIEWAEQKKDDKGIHKKQFKSYDVYMIARGEKPTGGYEVIISNSEFNEDGKFLVDVEYKSPAPDEAVIMILTYPYELFAVPSGTDVKVTKISEA
- a CDS encoding short-chain-enoyl-CoA hydratase, which gives rise to MDYNNILLEKKDRIAVLYINRPKALNALNKETLIEIKDAALKVKDDDEVDVMIIAGKGDKAFVAGADITAMSELSAMEGREFGAIGQEAFSTIESMEKPVIAAIHGFALGGGCELAMACDIRICSFKAKFGQPEVGLGVTPGFGGTQRLPRIVGEGMAKQLLYTGDVIDANEALRIGLVNAVVTEQELWEYVLDMANRIVAKGQLSVRLCKAAVNTGMQTDIDRAMSIEADIFGLCFATEDQKEGMKAFTEKRKPDFKNK